In Glycine max cultivar Williams 82 chromosome 10, Glycine_max_v4.0, whole genome shotgun sequence, the DNA window GTCCTTTTACTATTACGAAGAGAAAGAAAGTAATACCAAATTTGACAAAGCTTTTTTGGGGTTGAACTAGACCCAAATCCAAATATCTAAGGACTTACACTGCAAAATTCTAGTGCAGATCCTGTGGCAACAACAAAACGAGAGTAATTGAAGTTTGTTTAACTTTTGAATGGAAGAATTTGGAAAAGGAAGGAAGAGTTTTTCATAATTGCTTGGAGCAAAGTTTGCTTAAAGGGAAGAATTGATTGAAACCTAAGTGTTGAGCATAATAATAAAGCTCCAAAAAGAGCTATTCTGAGGTGGAAATTGTAGTTCAGAAGGAGAGGGACAAAAATAGCCACCTAGGGACACCAAAATAGGAGATTTGACAAATGGAACTGGTTCATGTCCtcaaatcttcttttttttttggcatttcaTGTCCAATAACCAATTCTTTATTTGGAAAGTGCCAAAATCCTTAGTGTAACATAATCAAACACACTTCAAAAACTATAACATGCCTAATTCAATCCACAACATTTATGGATAACAGCCCAGAAACAACAGCTAATGTAAATAACCAGTTACAACTTGCATTTGAAATTACCTGGATGTCTGTCTTTGATACAACAAATGCTTCAATCTTTTTCCAGTCACTGTCAAATCTGATACagaatgaagaaacaaaaaaaaaacaatatgagATAATGCAAAAAGGATGGTACTAAGGcaataaaagggaaaaacaaacaaataacttACATATCCTAAAGCTTCTTAGATATGGGCAAACATGGAATAAGCTTTACTTATTGGATATGTTTTATGTTATTGTGAGATGTTCAAGCAGCTTAAATACAACACATCCACAAAGTTGTTAATCTTGTGACCTGTTAAAGAGCCTGTGCTTTGAGGATCATTATAGTTGTAGTTTATTTAGTTAGTGGAATAAATATTGGATTCACTAGATATATAAGTTCTTATCATGGTTATACTTGAACTTTCAGTTCAAATGGAGAAATGATTGGTTTTGTTCTCTCTCTGAGAAGGCTACTACCCAAGGCAAGGTAGACCCATGCCCTTTGCATTCCCAATGGCTAAAAGAGTTGAGAATTGTATGAAGCTTGAActctagtgtgtgtgtgtgtgatgtgTGCAATAGGTTAACAACTTCTAAGAGTTATGTAGGCTTAGGGGCAGGAGGTTAACATCTGTAAAGGACAATCCTTTCGTCCTCTCCTCTCCCCAATTTCATTCACTACTCTACCATTTGGTGGAAGGACCTGCTCTCATCATAACAGCAGCAACCCAACAGTGTAATTAAAATAGAGATAGCTTGGAAGGTGGGCAGGGGagataaattttgattttgggaGGACCGATGGCTGGAATCTGAAGCACTGCTAATGGAGAAATACCCAAGGCTGTACCAGATCTCGTGTCAGCAAAATTAAACCATAATGCAGTTGAGGAGTCACTCGAGTAGCAGATGGGAATGAAGTTTTAATTGGAGGAGACCCCTTTTTGACAGTGAAGTGGAAATGGCGAATTCCTTTATTGGGGAGATATTGAAGCAGCAACTACACCCTCAAAAGGAGGACATGTGGATATGGAAACACGACTCAAGTGGACATTACTCAAAAAAATCAGGGTATGACCTAATAAGGAGAGAAGTAGCGGGGGCAGATCATACTTCGGATTTTGTGGAGCTATGGAAACTCAAAATTCCAGCTAAGTCTGTGGTGTTTGCCTGGAGGATAATTAGGGATAGACTACCAACAAAGTCAAACCTAAGAAGGAGACAAGTCATGTTAACAGATACATTATGCCCTTTTTGTAGAACTGAAGAGGAGGAGGCTACTCACCTATTCTTTAGTTGTTCCAACATCCTCCCTCTATGGTGGGAGTCATTGTCTTGGGTTAATCTAACTACAGCTCTACCTCAAAACCCAAGGGATCACTTCTTGCAACATGAAATTGGGAAAAATCAGGGAAAGAAGGCTACAAGATGGAAATGCTGGTGGATTGCTCTCACAAGAACAATATGGCAGCATAGAAACATAATAGTTTTCCAAAACGGAAGTTTTGATGGAAGCAAATTGATGGATGTGGGTCAAGTCCATGGAGAAGGATTTTGTAATGTGGACATGGGTCAAATCCATGGAGAAGGATTTTGTAATACACTTTAATCAATGGTCTACTAATTTAAAGGAAGGGTTTAGTAACTAGTAGGGGCAATCAGATGATGAATCTATGTAATTATGTTAGGTGTATCTTCTCTGGTTCTGTAATTAATGGAACTAGATGGATCCCTACAGCCTACTGTAATTATAGTACCATTGGTACTCCCTCATATTAATATCAATCCTATTTTTGCCGAGCAAAAAAAAACCGTTTGGGTGTTCCTACTACTGCTGCTACTACCTTGATGATGGATACATagacttttctctctctctctctctctaattgaTTATGCTAGAGTGGACAACAAGTAAGAAAATAATGATcaaattagttattttgggAGCCTCGAGCAAACGCTTTACTTCCCTCATGCTTGGGCTATTCTTATGCTTGAGAAAATTGCAAACAGAGTTGATGTATATTACAACTTTGTGGAAGTTGTATTACCAATATTATTTTCCAACTCATGCAAGGGCTATTCAATATTGTCATGGACTTTGATTTCACTTAATAATATACTACATCTGatcctttttattaaaaacaacaaacaagTAATAGTCTAAAATATATCATCACTTGTTTCTTGTAAAAAATACGGGAGGTAATAGCATCCAAATGGGAAAAAATAGCATTGAAaacatagaaaaaaattattcatgcaTCAATGATGTAGAGagtaatactttttatatactTCTGTTTTCTAGCAACTCCTTCTCcaccttctttttctttgtataatTGTATCTGTTTTTTTCGCTCATGacatttcttattttctatcCTTTCCCTTCCTATCACTCTTTCCTCATCCAAAGGTGGATGGATACACCTCACAGAATCTTTATTCATTACAGAGTAATAAAGGATTAGGGAAGTAGAGCAAGGCTTGGAGAGTTGGACTTGTGCAAAGGGAAAACAAAggggaaaagaaaacaaaactcacaaaaaatCACAGTCaaagtaaaatagaaaaacacTTATATCCTTCAAAAATTTTTATGGCTCTATAATTATGATTCACCATTAAGTTTGTATGGATGCTCAAAACCACACATCTGATCCCATGAATTTGATTTAACAGAAGGAGAATGAAATCAATTATGATTGCCACAAACTGTTTGATATAACAGAAGGAGAATGAACATGGCTACTAAACAATTCTTTTATACCCCAAGCATATGAACACAACATCCATTCCTAAATAACCTCTAACTACAAACCCTATTATACATCCCAAATGTAAAAGAGCTACTATCATGTTTGGATGACACATAAGAATCAATTCTATCGCATAAAATTAGGTGATACCATAAAAAAGTAGAAgcaactattttttgtttttaccttcaccatgaaaaattaattgattatgttttaccATAAAGATACATCACTACTCAAGAGACCCCTTTATAGTGTTTCGAGGAAACCAATTTTTGGGAGTACAACATTCCTCACTTTGCTAAGATCCCTACCTTTGAGGGTTCTCCCAGCACCTTCTAAAACAGAAAATGAGGATATCTGACTCCTTTCAAGCCTTCGGGCAATAAACTCATGTGGAGGAAGCTTGGAATCACTCTCATCATTTTCCTCTCCATCCTCATCACTACCCCCTCCATAGTTAGCAACACCATCACCATCAAACCTTCAATTAGCACTATTCTTGGGGAGTTTAGTCCTATAAATCTTTGACCAGTCAAGAATGTTGACAGGTGCTGATTGTTGAAGAACCGTATATTCATTGGAGGAACTAGCACTGCTGCTATTGCTAGATCTTGGGATCATTCTGCCTAAACTAGGCCTAGTGAAGTATATTACAACTTCCACAAAGTTGTAATATACTTCCCTCATGCTTGGGCTATCGAGGACTATCCTTATACTTCTGATGGGCTAGAGATATGGGATGCTATCAAGTCTAAAGGATATTGAACCTACAAACTAGTTAGTCaggatgatgacaaagatgcaAGCATTTTCTCTGCACTTCTTTAGTATTCATCAATTGCCTACAACTCTAATATACACAATTGACCAAAAGACTCAAGCAATTGACCAGAGGAACAAAAGCAACAAAGTAGGTAGCCTTACCAGAGTTATTGCTATCCTAGAAATTAcatcaaaacattcaaacaTTGCAACAACACTAGCAATCAATGCATTGCAGTTCAAACACGTAAACTAGTATCAAAGattcaaaaattgaagaaatgggATACCTGAAAATTGCCGAAGAAACTACAAAAAGCAACGTAGACAATAGATGGACCAGCTTTCTGCTCAGACCCTGCCCAATCAATTTTCACTAACCCAATCAGTCACTTCATACCTAACCACTATTTACAACATTGAACAAAAAAGTACAGGACAAATTAGTAAACTATATTACTTTTACACACAGTGACAATGGCAGTGACAATGAAAAAAAGTGAGCACCCACTGAAACAGAGACAATGGCAGTGAAAAAGAGTAAACTATActacaaatgaaaaagagaccAAGCTTACCTCAAACCCAAACAGTGACGATGGCAGTGAGATCTAACAAAATGGCATGAAACTTGAAGCTTTCCTCGTACCTCAATCAGCAATACTGTAACTGAAgacgtattattattattatcatcaataaaacaTGAACACCCACGAAAACTTAGCATACACCAAGTTTACCTACGTACCTCACGGAGAAAGCTTTAAGCTTTGAGCACCCACGAGTGTTTCAGCACCCTAGTACCAACAGTGTATGTAGGGTTTTCTTCGAGCCACACTTCGAAGAGCAGtgtagggggttctgtgggttcAACCGAGGGGTTTTCGGCAGTATTGAGAATAGTGTGGGACAATGTGGGTGTCAAGGGAGTGGTTTCTGGCAGATTTCAGgtgggaggagaaagagaagagcgaTTTCAGGAAGGAAGACAAAGAGAAGAGGGAGGGCAAGGTTTTCGAGCGCACGGGTTGTGAAATGTCAagttttaacttataaacataacaacatcatttttttaaggataaccgatgttaacttaatATAGTTAACATTGGtattggaaaaaccgatgttaacatcaactagattacatcggttttttaaaaaaccgatgttaagatcaactccttaacatcggctttctgaaaatcgatgttaactctatgaagttaacatcggttttgccaaaactgatgttaccatattcatcttaacatcatgttaacatcgattttttaaataaccgatgttaacttcaagtagttaacatcggttttgctaaaaccgatgttaagtaactccatttaattacaaaaatgccaccgcgctttcgttaacatcggtttttgaaataaccgatgttaatggagCGATGTagaaagtcttttttttagtagtgggcGCTCAAGTAAGTATGTGAGTTAGGACATAAAGCAAGTATATGCTTAAATGTAGGCTTGAGAGAGCGATAAAGAGAGATGTGCACATGTGTTGGTGTGTGGGATGTGTTGAGGGTTCAATGGAACCTAGTATTTATAAGAGAGGAGTGAAATTGTAGGTCCTTATTTGTAGGGGTTGTTATAGCCTTTGCAGATTATTCCCGAGTTATAGATAATAGCCTATAGttaatgttagagataaaatgtagCTTAGAGATAAAAGCTAGTAGATAATTGtaccttgtagataatgtgTGACTTTATAGATAATTAACTACCttccaagagataaagagattcaaatatattcaaatattaataggtTGGAGATAACTTGTAAGTAAGGGAGCTCGGCTGCTCAGGACCGAGTGTCGGTGCTCTTGTTCCAGGGCTAATATGGAGGGTTGACACATGTCTCGGAGTGTCGTGTAAGGTGCCATGTGTATTTTGTGGATCCTAGACATTACATAAGCCCCCTCAATCTATTAGCTGGCTTGCGAGCAAAAGAGGTTGTCTAGTGTTGAAGATTGTTTGATGTCCGGGGTAGTAGCCTTGACAAGTAGGAGGTTGACGAGTTTGTCGAGCCACCGAGTATGGATGAATGTTGTCTGGTGTCGAGTGTGGTAACCTTGACAAGTGTGAGAATTGCAGGTCTGTCAGGCTTGTCAAGCCCTCAAGCCTGGACAAGAATTTTCTGGAATGCTTTTGTCAAGTTTTCCGGGATTGACATGTCTTTGATCTTATAGGTTAAGTTTGACGTGTTAGGTGAGGGAAGTCTATAGATTTGACAACTATGCCCTTTTCTGACCGTTGGAGGGTGCATTGAAGACAAATGTTACATTTTGTCTGTTGTTGTAGGCATGTGCGGCGCACACGCAATACTCTT includes these proteins:
- the LOC102666665 gene encoding uncharacterized protein; the encoded protein is MANSFIGEILKQQLHPQKEDMWIWKHDSSGHYSKKSGYDLIRREVAGADHTSDFVELWKLKIPAKSVVFAWRIIRDRLPTKSNLRRRQVMLTDTLCPFCRTEEEEATHLFFSCSNILPLWWESLSWVNLTTALPQNPRDHFLQHEIGKNQGKKATRWKCWWIALTRTIWQHRNIIVFQNGSFDGSKLMDVGQVHGEGFCNVDMGQIHGEGFCNTL